One window of the Crassaminicella thermophila genome contains the following:
- a CDS encoding ABC transporter ATP-binding protein: MSGIELRNISKSFEHKQVLDNINLSVKEGEMVSLLGPSGCGKTTTLKMIAGLIHPDSGDILFNNKSVLDVPVEKRGAVIVFQEYLLFPHLTIEENVGFGLKMAKVKKLKQKEIVKKMLDLVQLNGYERKYPNELSGGQRQRVAIARALAIEPKVLLLDEPFSNLDTILRANMREFICNIQKSLNITTILVTHDKEEALMTSDKIAVMLRGKIRQFGTPTQLYERPVTPEVANFFGEKNYIVGNIENGIFKSKLGAFETTFDKYSVVKAMIKPEEIEVLPKDIPTGVKGKIILRRYAGDRVYYTISVNGVQLKSISNTKKIFDINEEVSLKIDVDKAVFYENR, translated from the coding sequence ATGTCAGGAATCGAATTAAGAAATATATCAAAGTCTTTTGAGCATAAACAGGTACTAGATAATATCAACCTATCAGTTAAAGAAGGGGAAATGGTTTCTCTATTAGGGCCCTCTGGATGTGGGAAAACTACTACATTAAAAATGATTGCAGGACTGATTCACCCTGACAGTGGAGATATATTATTTAACAATAAATCTGTTCTGGATGTACCTGTTGAAAAGAGAGGAGCTGTCATAGTTTTTCAAGAATATTTATTATTTCCGCATTTAACCATAGAAGAAAATGTTGGTTTTGGGTTAAAAATGGCGAAGGTTAAAAAATTGAAACAAAAAGAAATAGTAAAAAAAATGTTAGACTTGGTTCAATTAAATGGCTATGAAAGGAAATATCCAAATGAATTGTCTGGTGGGCAAAGACAGCGAGTGGCTATAGCCAGAGCATTGGCAATTGAACCGAAAGTTTTATTATTAGATGAACCATTTTCAAATCTAGATACAATACTAAGAGCAAATATGCGTGAGTTTATTTGCAACATTCAAAAAAGTTTAAATATAACTACTATATTGGTTACCCATGATAAAGAAGAAGCATTGATGACGTCTGATAAAATAGCAGTAATGCTTAGGGGGAAAATAAGACAATTCGGAACCCCTACTCAGCTATATGAAAGACCTGTTACGCCAGAGGTTGCAAATTTTTTTGGTGAGAAGAATTACATCGTTGGAAATATAGAAAATGGAATATTTAAAAGTAAATTAGGAGCATTTGAAACAACCTTTGACAAATATTCAGTTGTCAAAGCAATGATTAAGCCTGAAGAGATAGAGGTATTACCAAAAGATATACCTACAGGTGTGAAAGGAAAAATAATTCTTAGAAGGTATGCTGGAGATCGGGTTTATTATACGATTTCTGTGAATGGAGTTCAGCTAAAATCTATAAGCAACACTAAAAAAATATTTGATATAAATGAAGAAGTTTCTTTAAAGATCGATGTCGATAAGGCTGTTTTTTATGAGAATAGGTAA
- a CDS encoding ABC transporter permease, translating into MNTKLKPYLLLIPVMTIILGIFTFGLAMGLAQSFGYFPAIGLKDFTLKYYMEILTDKGFLSSLKFSLYISIVSSILAVIIGVALAYSILQSKHKKGIEEIVYKLPIIIPHTVAVLIVYNILAQSGILPRILFHLGLIHDQSQFPSMLFDKSGIGIIITYLWKEIPFIAMVVYTVLSNISNKLSEVALNLGASKRQVFWHVLLPLVMPSIISSFIIIFAFSFGAFEVPYLLGPTAPKTLPVEAYIEYTNPNLANRPYAMVINMILTFFSLVLIWLYQKTFKLISKYSGGYR; encoded by the coding sequence TTGAATACAAAATTAAAACCTTATCTATTACTTATACCAGTTATGACAATTATTTTAGGTATATTTACATTTGGACTGGCTATGGGACTTGCCCAAAGCTTTGGTTATTTCCCTGCAATAGGATTAAAGGATTTTACTTTGAAATACTATATGGAAATATTAACAGACAAAGGCTTTTTATCATCTCTAAAGTTTAGTTTATATATATCTATTGTTTCTTCAATACTTGCAGTTATCATTGGAGTAGCATTGGCATATTCTATACTGCAAAGCAAACATAAAAAAGGAATTGAAGAGATTGTATATAAACTGCCAATTATTATACCACATACAGTTGCTGTTTTGATTGTATATAACATATTGGCTCAAAGTGGGATTTTACCAAGAATATTATTTCATTTAGGACTGATTCATGATCAGTCCCAATTTCCTTCTATGTTATTTGATAAAAGTGGAATAGGAATAATAATAACTTATTTATGGAAGGAAATTCCCTTTATTGCAATGGTTGTTTATACGGTTTTAAGCAACATAAGTAATAAACTAAGTGAGGTAGCATTAAATTTAGGTGCAAGTAAAAGGCAGGTTTTTTGGCATGTACTATTACCACTGGTTATGCCATCAATCATTTCTTCCTTTATCATCATATTTGCATTTTCTTTTGGAGCCTTTGAGGTACCATATTTGTTAGGTCCTACGGCTCCAAAAACATTACCTGTAGAGGCCTATATAGAATATACGAATCCAAATTTAGCAAATAGACCATATGCTATGGTAATTAATATGATTTTGACATTTTTTTCATTGGTATTGATTTGGCTTTATCAAAAGACATTTAAGCTAATATCAAAATATAGTGGGGGATATAGATGA
- a CDS encoding TIGR04282 family arsenosugar biosynthesis glycosyltransferase — translation MKALILMTRIPIPGKTKTRLMEILTGRECAEIHKCFLLDLFYVFEFLKDDIDIFLTYTPEDSLNKIKDMLPEYIQHFPQEGSKLGDRMSNAIGYVFKKGYDHVLLIGSDIPDIKVCEIKDAFEILKDKDICIGPTFDGGYYLIGMKKLYTELFHDSLKWGNKTVLEGTLDIANNLDLKVGIAAKHMDIDTKEDLFALKERIDNGSFDYKESPWNTINFVNRCWSDMDHVKRQAKG, via the coding sequence GTGAAGGCGCTTATTTTAATGACAAGAATACCAATTCCAGGAAAAACCAAAACCCGACTTATGGAAATTTTAACAGGGAGAGAATGTGCAGAGATTCATAAATGTTTTCTTTTAGATTTATTTTATGTTTTTGAGTTTCTAAAGGATGATATAGATATATTTTTAACTTATACGCCAGAGGATTCTTTAAACAAAATAAAAGATATGCTTCCAGAATATATCCAGCATTTTCCTCAGGAGGGGAGTAAATTAGGTGATAGAATGTCAAATGCTATAGGGTATGTTTTTAAAAAAGGATATGATCATGTATTGCTTATAGGATCTGATATTCCAGATATTAAAGTTTGTGAGATAAAGGATGCTTTTGAAATACTAAAGGATAAAGACATATGTATTGGACCTACCTTTGATGGAGGGTATTATTTAATAGGTATGAAAAAGCTTTATACAGAACTATTTCATGATAGTTTGAAGTGGGGAAATAAAACGGTTCTTGAAGGGACATTAGATATTGCAAATAATTTGGATTTAAAAGTTGGGATTGCAGCAAAGCATATGGATATAGATACTAAAGAAGATTTATTTGCTTTAAAGGAAAGGATAGATAATGGATCATTCGATTATAAAGAATCACCATGGAATACAATTAATTTTGTAAATAGATGTTGGAGTGATATGGATCATGTTAAGAGACAGGCTAAAGGATAA
- a CDS encoding ABC transporter permease gives MKRKNSLIFKTIMYILIFMLVFPLLVLVIWSFSKSWPWPYLIPKDFGLRGFCYITSATCKSPRILVYSIFLSMIVTIINLLISIPAAKALGVYTFRGKKFFKTLILAPIIVPPVAVAMGIHVSFIKIGLANTFWGVVLVHLVPTIPYGVRILMNVFEIVGDSMEMQARVLGAKPIQIFFYVTLPLIAPGLVSAASMVFIISFSQYFLTFLIGGGKVVTFVIDMFPYIQSGDRMMASIYSLIFIITSFMVLLIMEKSVKAYYKTEAHFYL, from the coding sequence ATGAAAAGAAAAAACAGTTTGATATTTAAAACAATCATGTATATATTAATATTTATGTTAGTTTTCCCACTATTGGTTTTGGTTATATGGAGCTTTAGTAAAAGCTGGCCGTGGCCATACTTGATACCAAAAGATTTTGGATTAAGGGGATTTTGTTATATAACAAGTGCAACCTGTAAATCACCAAGGATTTTAGTATACAGCATTTTTCTATCTATGATTGTTACCATTATAAATCTTTTGATAAGTATACCAGCTGCGAAGGCGTTAGGTGTATATACTTTTAGAGGTAAAAAATTTTTTAAAACCTTAATATTAGCACCAATCATTGTACCACCGGTGGCTGTAGCAATGGGTATACATGTGTCTTTTATAAAGATTGGACTTGCAAATACCTTTTGGGGGGTTGTACTGGTTCATCTTGTGCCTACTATACCATATGGCGTTCGGATTTTAATGAATGTGTTTGAGATTGTTGGAGATTCAATGGAGATGCAAGCAAGAGTTTTAGGAGCAAAACCAATCCAAATATTTTTTTATGTAACGTTGCCACTTATTGCACCAGGACTTGTTTCAGCAGCAAGTATGGTATTTATTATTTCTTTTAGTCAATATTTTTTGACCTTTTTAATTGGTGGTGGAAAAGTTGTAACTTTTGTAATAGATATGTTTCCTTATATACAGAGTGGAGATCGAATGATGGCATCAATTTATAGTCTTATTTTTATTATTACATCTTTTATGGTGCTATTGATTATGGAAAAATCAGTTAAGGCTTACTATAAAACAGAAGCACACTTTTATTTGTAA
- a CDS encoding TIGR04283 family arsenosugar biosynthesis glycosyltransferase yields the protein MISIIIPVLNEEKSIEDLLKQINRLEGDKEIIVVDGGSKDKTVEIASAYAEIVKSKKGRANQMNAGAKKAKGNILWFVHSDSKISSDSLKNIEDAISSGYIGGGFSLYFYDYDTVFMRYIAWTSNLRAKYLGLYFGDQAIFVRKDIFYYLQGYPDIEIMEDWVLSKKLHKTGKMKMVKSSIGTSARRFKIGGQFRTFLLMQKIKILFICGMSPNQLSKLYREAR from the coding sequence ATGATATCAATTATAATCCCTGTGTTAAATGAAGAAAAAAGCATAGAGGATTTGTTAAAGCAAATAAACAGGTTAGAAGGAGATAAAGAAATAATTGTTGTTGATGGAGGAAGTAAGGATAAGACGGTTGAGATTGCTTCGGCGTATGCAGAGATTGTAAAGAGTAAAAAGGGCAGAGCAAATCAGATGAATGCAGGAGCCAAAAAAGCTAAGGGAAATATTTTATGGTTTGTTCATTCTGATTCAAAGATTTCTTCTGATTCCTTAAAAAATATTGAAGATGCGATTAGTAGTGGATATATTGGTGGTGGTTTTTCACTTTATTTTTATGATTATGATACGGTGTTTATGAGATATATCGCTTGGACTTCTAATTTGCGTGCAAAATACCTAGGCCTATATTTTGGAGATCAAGCCATTTTTGTAAGAAAAGATATTTTTTATTATTTACAGGGGTATCCAGATATAGAGATTATGGAGGATTGGGTACTATCTAAGAAACTTCACAAAACAGGGAAAATGAAAATGGTTAAGAGCTCTATTGGGACATCTGCTAGGCGGTTTAAGATAGGAGGACAGTTTAGAACTTTTTTACTGATGCAAAAAATAAAAATACTATTTATATGTGGAATGTCCCCTAATCAGTTAAGCAAACTATATAGGGAGGCGAGGTAG